The sequence below is a genomic window from Pelecanus crispus isolate bPelCri1 chromosome 10, bPelCri1.pri, whole genome shotgun sequence.
AATAACTTTGATACCTTAGTTTAACACTTCACTTGTAAGGAAAACTACTTCTACTGTGATCTTGTACACcacctcctttttttgctttatcatCTCTAACTGGGGTCTGTAAGGATTCTAATTACATCTCCATTCTTCTTGCaggacttttttcttcctgaatgaACTTCCCTAGAAGTAACAGAGTTCCAAATTTGCCCAGGATCTCAGGGAAGAGAGCCACCCCCTTCACCAGGCAccatcatctttttttattaacccaaagaggcagaaaaaaatagtgtcTTAATACTCAAATGTGATTAGCAAGAAGGGTGTTCCTCATTAAATCTCTGTGGACAGCAACATTCAGTACTCTTAAGAGCAAGCTGTGGGTACAGATTTAAGTCTAATGAGCCCTACAATGTTAAAAGGGTCTGCATGatctttgatttctttccctTGAAAGATGTAAGTTACTCCCTTATTAAGCAAAGAGGAAGTACCACCTGTAAAGTTAAGGTACAACCAATAAGGAATGTGATCGCATATAAAACAATATTCATTGCAGGGAGAACTGTAGAGTagctaagattaaaaaaaacaccaaaccaccattttaaaaagacaacatttATTGGAGGATAAAGGAAATGGTGAAGTTTTATTCAGCTTTATGATGCTATATTTGAAACACTCCCATTAGACAAGGCCTTGTGTTTCTTATTTatttgaagagagaaaacaccTTGTCAACTCTACTACTTCATGTGAGAGTCACATATTGGTTGTGATTTTCTTGCCTTCCCTTCTATTGTCTCAGGCTGTGGCAGAAAGCTTAAGAGACCCTCCCTGAAGACAACTGCCTGGACCAGTATCTGAGAATGCATGCATTATGGCACATTTCCCTCAGTAATAATTAAAGCTATTGAGAACATCTCACTGCAGCTTCAGAATATTAACAACAGGAAAATCAGTTGTCTTTATTTAACTCACAAAATGCTGTCATTAACTGACTGGCAGCAGGAAGATATTTGTAAAATGGGGATGTATCTATGAACAAAGCCTGAACTCTTCCCCAGCTGAAGATCAACAGAAATGACAACTTGAGTTCATTATTTCAAGACAAGTAACCATGCAAAGACTAATCAAAGAATGGACCGCCTTCTACCTGTTAAAGTATGacttgatttaattttatttttattaaataactaTTCACTGATCAAGTTAGAGACAGGTTTTCCAAAACAGCATGAGTTCAATCTTTTCCGTTAAGCAATGCCTTTTACAGTGCCTACTGTATCTAAGTACATAGCTTTACAAGTATCTCCTGAGAAAACCTCCTAATCTCAAAGCAAAGTCTGCCATCTGATCAACATTTCCTATGTGATCAGAATTCGTTCAGTCTTTTCTGCTTATGCCTGTGTGTAAGTGAAAGCTTTGCACCTGTAGATTACGCATCGACAAAATCTTCTTCTGTTCTGCTGTAGTGCAATAACTGGTCTTCTAATCCAAAAGTATCTATCAGCTGAGTGAGGCTCACTTTCTTGCCATCTGCAGAAAAGGCTGACTGTAGTTCATAGAGCATCAGCTGGGTACTACTTCTCCATTTCACTATCAAAGCCTGCAGTTCAGACAGGTTGTTCTGAAATtgggacaaaacaaaacaagttttgTCATTTGCTGACATGTGGTGGCCCCACAGatctatttttataaaacacCTTAAACTGAGACAATACACaaacaccacacaaaaaaaaaaaggtgagtcAGTATTGTTGCTTAAATCAAAAAATGATGATTATGATTACACTATGAATTCAACTCCAAAGAATGACTTAAAAGTGCTTTTTCAGAGGTTTGCCTCACCTTAGATCGGTACATCTTAACCAGTTTGAGCCTTCGAAGTagttcttccttctcttgcaCTTGTTTCACCAGccttactttttcttccagggACTGCTGCTGACTAAGATCAGCCTGTAGCACATGGGAGTTCTCTGCTGATCCACAGAGATCATTTTCCTGTGAGGAACTTCTGAAACATGTACGTCCAGTGACATTTCTTTCCAGGTTTTCAGAACCATCTTGTAATCTGGAACAATCTGTACTTGTCTTTGGCAGGCACCCTTTGTCAGCATCAGCACagtctttttcttcagtgtctaTTTTGAGCCGCTTTGCTACTGTAAAATTAGCATTAAATGAACGTCTTGTTTTCCTTAATCGCTCCCTCAGAGCTGCACTCAGTGGctaaaaagaacagagaacaaaaaaaaccccagaaggaTCAGAATAAGCAATCTTTGGATCAAATTTCAAAGAACTGTTTACCCTGGTTATTATTTACTTAGAATATGTCATATTTGTAAAGATGATTGTAAAGCTAGACTTCCTAATTCTCACTATAGCTTTCACAAACATAACAAAGGTAACTTCTGCCTTTCACAAGTGTTTGCACACACAGCTGCAAGATATGGAAAGATGTACCTCCACATTTTCTAGGAGCAAATCCTGTATTCCACTCAAGCAAACCTACTCATCTACTCTTTGTGCAGAAGACACATGGCATATTTCAACTTGTCTGATTTTATTCCACCATGTTCAATTTCCCCCTCTACTTTAATGGAGATAAgggatggggttttttgctgttccatcccaccacacacacactttctaTATTAGCACTAGGATAAAACATCTGTATTCTACTTGAGAGTATTGGAAATGATCTGTATATTTTTGACTTGTTGATGCTTTGAGATCCTTCACTGATAAGCATCTAAAGTGATGATTCATCTTCAAAAGAagtcaactttttttaaaaaaaaaaaaaatctgtgtccAACATCTTCATCTGTGAAAATATACTAAAATATGGGAGAGAGGGATTAGTTAAGGAACACTTGCAAACTAGCCCTATCCTGCACAGGTCCAGATGCTGAGCGTGACAGCATCACCCTAACAAATGCTAGGATGGACACCAAAGTAGAGCTCAGCATTACGGACAATATACAAACTGAAAGCAGTGTACTTTGTTCAAGTGCAAGCAGAAGTCACAGAAAGTCATTCTGCATACACAGCAACCCAAAAAACTAGGATTTGAGatgacagattaaaaaaaaaaaaccaacaaccaaaaacccaaaaccaaaaacaaacgACGACAACAAAAACTACCACAAACCCtaaacagtatttaaatttattaGTACGGCATTTTGGGTATACTGCTCCATCACTTTGTATTCACAGCAAATACCTGTGTATTCAGAGCAAAGGATACCAAGCACATTCCTCACCTGGACAACCTTGTAGCTATAGGTATAAGCTACCTCAGTGACTTCCAACTACTTGATGATTTCACAAGCATTTTTGTTACTATGAAGAATCACATTACTGGAAAAACAAGTAAGTTTTTGTACCTGTTTCCCTGAACTAGTCCCATGTGGAGCTGCTGTCCCAGAATTCTTTGGGGTATTGCACAAAGATGTCAATTTATCACACACCGATTCTTCCATCTCGAGATGGATAGCAGTTTCTGTTAAAAGACAGAATGAATTATGTATGGTGCCATTTTCACCTGATTATAATGAACCATGTGGCTGCAGAAATGAGTAAAAAGCTCTAATAAGAAATACTAAGgcttattttctaatttttaagtTCAAAAAGACATCTGCATAAGTTACACAACTGTTTCATGTGCTAAGTAGCATCTTGCTTTGTGAATGGCTTTTCTTCAAGAGGATGAATGACCCTACTAACTGGTATAAAGTATCTTAGTAtgaattttatatattatatttccCCTCTCTCATAAAGCTCTATGGAAATTTTTCttagaaagatgaaaaacactACAAAAAGTCTTACAGATATTCTCCATTATAACTTTTTTCTATCAGATACCGTCTTTCAAGTGTTAAAAAGGAGCAAGACAACTTAGGAAGCACTTGAACCCATTATGTTACGCCTATAAATCCAAGGTCAGATCCTGCAACATCAAATTCATCAAAAAAGCTCTCCCCAAACAAACCATATTTTCTTAACCTGAATGACCTTTACTGCTTGTCTAACTCAAAGGAATAATCCTTACTAAGCCAGGTTGTGAAGAACCAGTCTTTTCATTTAACTGCATCCCAAGCAGTGATAAAAGGATTGTTGGGAGGCACAAGATTTTTATTGTCCACATGTATAAACAATTATCTtttctataaaacaaaataattggGTACCCAGGTCTGCAAAAATAATCCACTGTCTCATCTGATCCTTCTGGGGATGctgcttaaaaatgtaattactcaCACAAGTAGAATTTTAGATTAAAAGCAAGCATCCCCAGTTTGCTCAGAAAAGTACCTTAATTAAAATGGTAAGTCATACCTCTCAGCAGGTACCAACTTCAAATTGATTTGGCAATGTTTAACTTAGTTTAGCTCTTATGAACTACCTGCTAATCACCAAAATGCAGCTGGAAAATCATCAGCTACACCTGTTTACCTGCAAATTGCAATTAGGAGTTTCAAAACAGAAGCTTCTTAAAATCCTGCAAACAAGTCACTAGGCAACACAAGACTGGCATAAGGGGCTTCCACTTCAGAGATGAAACGTACCAAAGCTTCAGCATGCCAAAGCCTTACTAACCCAGCAACCCTGGTCTTCCTGGCTCTATACCAAAGGATGCAGGTCCTCATTTATCTTGCAAGTCAGCACTCCCCCCAGTTGTTGAACATACAGtattctattaaaaaaccccagattttAGTAAAAAAAGTCTAGTTAATTGGGTATTGTAGTAATCTGTCAATTAAACAGGAAACCCACAGCACCCATTAAGCATAATGCAAGTTATCACTATTATTTCTTCATGTAAGCAAGAGCCTAGAAAAAGCTACATCATGCCTACATATACAGTATGTCACAAATATGTAATAAATCTTActaagcagcaaaataaattcaagCCTAAGAGCTAGCTTCAACAGACTTGTTCaactctttcaaaataaatcctGTGACTCTCTGCCTTTACATTCTAATGCAGATTGTCTTCAGATGAGCATGACTACAATGAATACTTTTTCCAATGGTTCACTAATGCTAAAGTAACCTTTAGATCCGTTTGACAGCACATTCACATAGATCTCCTGCACCCTTAAATCCTTCCCCAAGATCTCAGTCTAGGAATCCTTTACATTTTCAAGCACTGATGCTACttatcacacagaaaaataattctgtccGGCAAGTAAGGAAAACTTGGGCTAGGAGGGGAAGAGACAATTTTGCCCTTCACTACTTACTTGACTTTGCACTTCGGATACGTCCCTGATGCTACCTACCTCAGTTCTCCCCCGCTCCTTTTACGTTCTCCTCTCACCAACCGAAGACTCTGTCACCACTCAGTAACAGTTTTTCCCTAGCTAGTTTTCCACCctacagagaagcagaaagaaggcCGGGCAGCTCACAAGCAGAGCCACAGACCCGAGGAGCTCTCTCTGAGGTGAGGCACCTGGAGGGCCAAGGAGCACCCCCAAACCAGAGCACAGCAGAGACCCACAGCGCAAGGCAGGGGCCGCTCGCACGCCTCGGAGGCACCaggcccccggcccgccccccgGAGCCAGCTGGGCCAGGACCCGGGGTGCGGCTCAAGGAAGGAGACGGCCCAGCGGGacccgctcccctcccccctcTACGCCACCAAGCCGTGAGGAAGACAACCCGCTCCCTCAGACGCCAGGAGCCGAGCGCAGGGAacccgccccgggccccgccgccgccgccctcacCGCTTCAATCTCCCGCTACcggcgggaaggggcggggcgagcggggcggcggcagtGCGcctgcgcgcgcgcgcgcggggcgGTGCCTGGCCGGCGCCGGCCGCTGTGCGCCTGCGCGCAGGGGAAGGCGGGGTGGGGCTCTGGTGCGGGCGGGCGCGCGAAGCTTGGAGCtgcggccgggcgggcgggaAATGCGGGGCTGGGCGCCGCGGCCGCGAAGGCGCCGGGCAGAGCGGGGTTTGTGGAGCCCCCAGTGCGGGGCATCCCTGGGAACCTCGTACGCACGTCTGTTGCGGCTGGGCGTGCGAGGCCATGCTGTGTCCCTTAGGCCAGCATCGGCC
It includes:
- the SFR1 gene encoding swi5-dependent recombination DNA repair protein 1 homolog, which encodes MEESVCDKLTSLCNTPKNSGTAAPHGTSSGKQPLSAALRERLRKTRRSFNANFTVAKRLKIDTEEKDCADADKGCLPKTSTDCSRLQDGSENLERNVTGRTCFRSSSQENDLCGSAENSHVLQADLSQQQSLEEKVRLVKQVQEKEELLRRLKLVKMYRSKNNLSELQALIVKWRSSTQLMLYELQSAFSADGKKVSLTQLIDTFGLEDQLLHYSRTEEDFVDA